The Nocardioides ochotonae genome segment TGGTCACCGCCACGAAGCCCGGTGTGGTCAAGGAGGTGTCCGCCGACGCCGTCGAGGTGATGAACGACGACGGCACCTACTCCACCTACCGCCTGGCGAAGTTCCGCCGCTCCAACCAGGGCACCTGCATCAACCAGCGTCCGCTGGTCGACGAGGGCGCTCGCCTGGAGGCCGGCAGCCCGATCGCCGACGGTCCGTGCACCGACCACGCCGAGATGGCGCTGGGCACCAACCTCCTCGTGGCCTTCATGCCGTGGCAGGGCCACAACTACGAGGACGCCATCATCCTGAGCCAGCGTCTGGTCCAGGAGGACGTCCTCACCTCGATCCACATCGAGGAGCACGAGGTCGACGCCCGCGACACCAAGCTCGGCCCCGAGGAGATCACCCGGGACATCCCGAACGTCTCCGAGGAGATGCTGGCCGACCTCGACGAGCGCGGCATCATCCGCATCGGCGCCGAGGTCACCACCGGTGACATCCTCGTCGGCAAGGTCACGCCCAAGGGCGAGACCGAGCTGACCCCGGAGGAGCGCCTGCTCCGCGCGATCTTCGGCGAGAAGGCGCGCGAGGTGCGCGACACCTCGATGAAGGTCCCGCACGGCGAGTCCGGCACCGTCATCGGCGTCCGGGTCTTCGACCGCGAGGACGGCGACGAGCTGCCCCCGGGCGTCAACCAGCTGGTCCGCGTCTACGTCGCCCAGAAGCGCAAGATCTCGGTGGGTGACAAGCTCGCCGGTCGTCACGGCAACAAGGGCGTCATCGCCAAGATCCTGCCGATCGAGGACATGCCGTTCATGGAGGACGGCACCCCGGTCGACGTGATCCTGAACCCGCTCGGTGTGCCGCGACGCATGAACATCGGCCAGATCCTCGAGCTCCACCTCGGCTGGCTGGCCAAGCAGGGTTGGGACATCAACCTCTCCGGTGACCCGGAGGACTCGGCCTGGAAGCAGCGCCTGATCAAGATCCAGGCCGACAAGGCCGAGCCGAACACCAAGGTCGCCACCCCGGTGTTCGACGGTGCGCGCGAGGACGAGATCACCGGCCTGCTGGGTGCGACGATCCCGACCCGTGACGGCGACCGCCTGATCGACGAGACCGGCAAGGCGCGGCTGTTCGACGGCCGCTCCGGCGAGCCGTTCCCGGACCCGGTCTCGGTCGGCTACATGTACATCCTCAAGCTGCACCACCTCGTGGACGACAAGATCCACGCGCGCAGCACCGGCCCCTACTCGATGATCACGCAGCAGCCCCTGGGCGGTAAGGCCCAGTTCGGTGGCCAGCGGTTCGGCGAGATGGAGGTCTGGGCGATGGAGGCGTACGGCGCCGCCTACGCCCTGCAGGAGCTGCTCACGATCAAGTCCGACGACGTGCCCGGTCGCGTCAAGGTCTACGAGGCGATCGTCAAGGGCGAGAACATCCCCGACTCGGGCATCCCCGAGTCGTTCAAGGTGCTCGTCAAGGAGATGCAGTCCCTCTGCCTCAATGTGGAGGTGCTCAGCCAGGACGGCTCGCGCATCGAGCTCCGGGACGCGGAGGAGGACGTCTTCCGTGCCGCCGAGGAGCTCGGGATCGACCTGTCTCGCCGCGAGCCCAACAGCGTCGAAGAAGTCTGATCGGCACCCCCGGGCCGGCGGCCACCGCCGCCGGCCCGGGCCGATCAGTCCTCAGCTTTGATTTCGAGAACTAACGAAGGACAACAGCCACCGTGCTCGATGTGAACTTCTTCGACCAGCTTCAGATCGGCCTGGCCACCGCGGACGACATCCGTACCTGGAGCCACGGCGAGGTCAAGAAGCCGGAAACGATCAACTACCGCACGCTCAAGCCCGAGCGTGACGGCCTCTTCTGCGAGAAGATCTTCGGTCCCACCCGGGACTGGGAGTGCTACTGCGGCAAGTACAAGCGCGTGCGCTTCAAGGGCATCATCTGCGAGCGCTGCGGCGTCGAGGTGACCCGTTCCAAGGTGCGTCGCGAGCGCATGGGCCACATCGAGCTGGCCGCGCCCGTCACCCACATCTGGTACTTCAAGGGTGTCCCGAGCCGTCTGGGCTACCTGCTGGACCTGGCGCCGAAGGACCTCGAGAAGGTCATCTACTTCGCCGCCTACATGATCACCTCCGTCGACGAGGAGGCCCGTCACAACGACCTGTCCTCCCTCGAGGGCAAGGTCGGCATGGAGCGTGAGCGTCTCGAGAAGCGCCGCGACCAGGCGCTCGAGGACCGCAGCCGCAAGCTGGAGGAGGACCTCGCCCAGCTCGAGGCCGAGGGTGCGAAGGCCGACCAGCGCCGCAAGGTGCGCGACGGCGCCGAGCGCGAGATGAAGCAGCTGCGCGACCGCTCGCAGCGCGAGATCGACCGCCTCGACGAGGTCTGGAACACCTTCAAGAGCCTCAAGGTCCAGGACCTCATGGGCGACGAGATGCTCTACCGGGAGATGAAGACCTGGTTCGGCAAGTACTTCGAGGGCTACATGGGCGCGACCGCGATCCAGAAGCGCCTCCAGGACTTCGACATCCCGGCCGAGATCGAGTCGCTGCGCGACACGATCGCCAACGGCAAGGGCCAGAAGAAGGTCCGCGCGCTCAAGCGCCTCAAGGTCGTCGACGCCTTCCGCAAGACCGGCAACAAGCCCGAGGGCATGGTCCTCGACGCCGTCCCGGTCATCCCGCCGGACCTGCGTCCGATGGTGCAGCTGGACGGTGGCCGCTTCGCGACCTCCGACCTCAACGACCTGTACCGCCGCGTGATCAACCGCAACAACCGCCTCAAGCGCCTGCTCGACCTCGGTGCGCCGGAGATCATCGTCAACAACGAGAAGCGGATGCTCCAGGAGGCCGTCGACTCGCTGTTCGACAACGGCCGTCGTGGTCGCCCCGTCACCGGCCCGGGCAACCGGCCGCTGAAGTCGCTCTCCGACATGCTCAAGGGCAAGCAGGGTCGCTTCCGTCAGAACCTGCTCGGCAAGCGCGTGGACTACTCGGGCCGTTCGGTCATCGTGTCGGGTCCGCAGCTGAAGCTGCACCAGTGTGGTCTGCCCAAGCAGATGGCCCTGGAGCTCTTCAAGCCGTTCGTGATGAAGCGCCTGGTGGACCTGAGCCACGCTCAGAACATCAAGTCCGCCAAGCGCATGGTCGAGCGCGCCCGCCCGGTCGTGTGGGACGTCCTCGAAGAGGTCATCACCGAGCACCCGGTGCTGCTGAACCGTGCGCCCACCCTGCACCGCCTCGGCATCCAGGCCTTCGAGCCCCAGCTGATCGAGGGCAAGGCCATCCAGCTGCACCCGCTGGTCTGCACGGCCTTCAACGCCGACTTCGACGGTGACCAGATGGCGGTGCACCTGCCGCTGTCCGCCGAGGCGCAGGCCGAGGCCCGCATCCTGATGCTCTCGACCAACAACATCCTCAAGCCCTCGGACGGCCGTCCGGTGACCATGCCTACCCAGGACATGATCATCGGCCTGTTCTTCCTGACCCAGGACCGCGAGGGCCAGCCCGGTGAGGGTCGCTCCTTCGGCTCCCAGGCCGAGGCGATCATGGCGTTCGACCGCCGCGAGATCACGCTGCAGTCGAAGGTCAACATCCGGCTGACCGATGTCGTGCCGCCGGTGGGCTTCGAGACCCCCGAGGGCTGGGAGCCGGGCCAGCCGCTGCTGATCCCGACCACGCTGGGTCGCACGATCTTCAACGACAGCCTTCCGGCCGACTACGCCTACGTGAACAACAAGGTGGGCAAGAAGGAGCTCGGCGCGATCGTCAACGACCTCGCGGAGCGCTACACCAAGGTCGAGGTCGCCGCCTCGCTCGACGCCCTCAAGGACAACGGCTTCCACTGGGCCACCCGCTCGGGTGTCACGGTCTCCATCGACGACGTCACGACGCCGTCGGACAAGAAGGAGATCCTGGCCGGCTACGAGGCCCAGGCCGCCAAGGTGCAGAAGCAGTTCGAGCGCGGTCTGGTCACCGACGACGAGCGTCGCCAGGAGCTCGTCGAGATCTGGACCGAGGCCGGCAAGCGCGTCGGTGAGGCCATGGAGAAGGCGTTCGTCGACACGAACCCGATCCACATGATGGTGAACTCGGGCGCGTCTGGTAACTACAACCAGATCCGCCAGGTCGGCGCCATGCGTGGCCTCGTGGCCAACCCGAAGGGCGAGATCATCCCCCGCCCGATCAAGGCGAACTTCCGTGAGGGCCTCTCGGTCCTGGAGTACTTCATCTCCACCCACGGTGCTCGCAAGGGTCTGGCCGACACCGCGCTGCGTACCGCCGACTCGGGCTACCTGACCCGTCGTCTGGTGGACGTCTCGCAGGACGTCATCATCCGTGAGGACGACTGCGGCACCGAGCGCGGTCTGCCCAAGCGGATCGGTGAGCGCCTCGAGAACGGCACCGTGGTCAAGCACGAGAACGCCGAGACCGCGGCGTACGCCCGTGCCGCCGCCGTCGACGTGGCCCACCCGGAGACCGGCGAGATCCTCGCCGCCGCCGGCGACGACCTCGGCGACGTCAAGATCGCCGAGCTGATCGCGGCCGGCATCGAGGAGGTCAAGGTCCGCTCCGTGCTGACCTGTGACGCCCGCACCGGCACCTGCGCCAAGTGCTACGGCCGCTCGCTGGCCACCGGCAAGCTGGTCGACATCGGTGAGGCGGTCGGCATCATCGCCGCCC includes the following:
- a CDS encoding DNA-directed RNA polymerase subunit beta', translating into MLDVNFFDQLQIGLATADDIRTWSHGEVKKPETINYRTLKPERDGLFCEKIFGPTRDWECYCGKYKRVRFKGIICERCGVEVTRSKVRRERMGHIELAAPVTHIWYFKGVPSRLGYLLDLAPKDLEKVIYFAAYMITSVDEEARHNDLSSLEGKVGMERERLEKRRDQALEDRSRKLEEDLAQLEAEGAKADQRRKVRDGAEREMKQLRDRSQREIDRLDEVWNTFKSLKVQDLMGDEMLYREMKTWFGKYFEGYMGATAIQKRLQDFDIPAEIESLRDTIANGKGQKKVRALKRLKVVDAFRKTGNKPEGMVLDAVPVIPPDLRPMVQLDGGRFATSDLNDLYRRVINRNNRLKRLLDLGAPEIIVNNEKRMLQEAVDSLFDNGRRGRPVTGPGNRPLKSLSDMLKGKQGRFRQNLLGKRVDYSGRSVIVSGPQLKLHQCGLPKQMALELFKPFVMKRLVDLSHAQNIKSAKRMVERARPVVWDVLEEVITEHPVLLNRAPTLHRLGIQAFEPQLIEGKAIQLHPLVCTAFNADFDGDQMAVHLPLSAEAQAEARILMLSTNNILKPSDGRPVTMPTQDMIIGLFFLTQDREGQPGEGRSFGSQAEAIMAFDRREITLQSKVNIRLTDVVPPVGFETPEGWEPGQPLLIPTTLGRTIFNDSLPADYAYVNNKVGKKELGAIVNDLAERYTKVEVAASLDALKDNGFHWATRSGVTVSIDDVTTPSDKKEILAGYEAQAAKVQKQFERGLVTDDERRQELVEIWTEAGKRVGEAMEKAFVDTNPIHMMVNSGASGNYNQIRQVGAMRGLVANPKGEIIPRPIKANFREGLSVLEYFISTHGARKGLADTALRTADSGYLTRRLVDVSQDVIIREDDCGTERGLPKRIGERLENGTVVKHENAETAAYARAAAVDVAHPETGEILAAAGDDLGDVKIAELIAAGIEEVKVRSVLTCDARTGTCAKCYGRSLATGKLVDIGEAVGIIAAQSIGEPGTQLTMRTFHTGGVASADDITQGLPRVVELFEARSPKGRTPIAEAAGRVEIEDSDKARKVLLTPDDGSEVQEYPVSKRSRLNIEDGQHVEVGHHLTSGTPDPQDVLRILGVRKAQEHLVDEVQEVYRSQGVAIHDKHIEIIVRQMLRRVTVIESGETNLLPSDLVDRVIFEEENRRVVSEGGKPASGRPVLMGITKASLATESWLSAASFQETTRVLTDAAIHGRSDSLRGLKENVIIGKLIPAGTGLERYRNIRVEPTEEARAAAYSVTGYDSYDYEFGGTAGAAVALDDFDFGSYQN